A segment of the Actinomyces sp. oral taxon 171 str. F0337 genome:
CCTGGGGTTCCAGCCCGATTCCCAGGGCCTGCTGCGCACGATCAGACAGTGGTACTACCGCCATCCGATGATCGCTGACACTCTCATTGCCGGCGGAATCGTTCTGCTGGACCTGATCATGATGTACCTGTCCCTCAAAGGGCCGGACGCCGATGCCAACACCACCCTGCATCTGCCGATAACGCTCTCCACACTGGGGCTTTGTGGAGTCCTACTCGCACTGCGACGACACTATCCCATACGGGTATGGGCAGCCTTGACGATAGTGCTCGAGATCTACTCCTTCGCGCAGATCCATGTCTATCACCTCAGCGTGCAGCAGCGCGCGTCCATGTGGGCCGGCCTCGTACTCATTCTGATACTGGCCGTTCCAATCTGTCTGGGCACCATCGCCTCACACCGCGGACCGACCGTCGCCTGGACGGTGTGGGCCATCTACTTCATCATCAGCGCCGGCGACGACTTCGTCCTCAATCCGTCCCGCTCCTTCTCCTTACCAGAGCTCGGGCAAAGCCTGCTCGTTGTAGGTCTCATCACGGCCATCGGTGTTCTGGTGGGTCTCAATGCCCGCTCCACCCGCCTGCGGTTCAAGGCCATGGAGGTCCGCTCGGCCCGGATGGCCCTGGCCAGCGAGCAGTCTGCGCTGCTGGCGGCCGCCGAGGAGCGCAGTCGCATCGCCCGGGAGATGCACGACGTCGTCGCCCACTCCCTGGCCGTCATGATCACGATGGCCGATGGCGCCGCCGCCACAGTCGAGCGCAATCCGGCCACCGCCAAGCAGGCCATGGAGACCCTGGCCGAGGCCGGGCGCAGCGCCCTGGCCGACACCCGCCGCCTGGTGGGGGTCCTGCGGGAGGATCCCTCGGTCACCGCAGGACACGCCTCCGTCCCCGATGGCTCGGTGGGTTCCGCCTCCTCAACCGGCGCGCAGGACACGGCACCGCTCCCGGACCAGTCCGACTCCGCCCGCCGCCCCCACTGGAACCTGAAGGGGAGAACGGCGGGGGCCTCGCAGTCCCCGGAACCCCCCGCCCCCTCAGGGAGCCCACCGGCGTCGACCCGCCACCGCGAGGTCCGAGACCTGCCGGTGCCCGAGTTCGCACCCCTGGGGACGGTGACACCGGTCGAGCCCAGCGCCCCCATCGCCAGCCTGCGCCAACGGGCCACCGACGGCGCGGGCGACCGGTCCCGGGGCGACCTGCCCCTGGCTCCTTCCCCCGAGCAGGCCGACATCACCGAGCTGGTCAAGCGCTTCGTGGCTGCGGGGGTGCCCGTCAGCTACCGGTGGGTGGGTGCGGCACTCCCGGAGGACAAGGCACTCCAGCTCACCGTGTTCCGCATCGCTCAGGAGGCCCTGACCAACGTGCTGCGCTACGCCCCGACAACACCGGCCGTCAGCGTCGACGTCGAGCGGCACATCGGCACCGTGGTTCTCACCGTGGACAATGAGGCCGCCCCCGGCACACGTCCGATGCACGGGTCAGGCAAGGGGCTAATCGGCATGCGGGAACGCGCATCGGTCTATGGTGGGACCGTACAGGCCGGCCCGACGCCCACGGGTTGGCGAGTCCGCGCAGTCCTGCGCTGGGACGAGCATGACGAAGGGACTTTCTCATGGCAGACGCCCCTGTGAACAGCGGCGACCCTGTCCGGCCCGACGGGTCGGAGCGCCCCGGTGAGGTCAGCGGCCCGATCAGCGTCGTGCTCGCCGACGACCAGGCGCTCATGCGCATGGGCTTCCGCATGGTGCTGGAGGCCGAGGAGGACATCACCGTCGTCGGCGAGGCCTCCGACGGGACCTCCGCCCTGGCCCAGGCCAAGGCCCTGCACCCCGACGTCATCCTCATGGACGTGCGCATGCCGGGCATGAACGGCATTGAGGCCACCGAGCTCATCGCCCGGGAGTGCCCGAGCACGCGCGTACTCATCCTGACCACCTTCGACCTGGACGAGTACGCCTTCGCCGGGCTGCGCGCCGGGGCCTCCGGCTTCCTGCTCAAGGACACCCGGCCCACCGAGCTCGCCGAGGCGATCCGTACCGTGGCCTCCGGGGAGGCAGTCGTCTCACCGCGCATCACCCAGCGGATGCTGGAGATGTTCGCCGCCTCGCTACCGAGCTCGGACGCGCCGGCCCAGCCCTCCTCGGATC
Coding sequences within it:
- a CDS encoding sensor histidine kinase, translating into MSSPTPPHASSPTSPRDDTGAPPASSAADAPGATAASAAKGRAGTGLPAALSNPALLRTLIRSVPTTASPDPTIPAPDNGRTSPTPRERVSQPHKSTSITTPWNDTLTPMSSQLPAPEPGRPAADIPTDDDLGFQPDSQGLLRTIRQWYYRHPMIADTLIAGGIVLLDLIMMYLSLKGPDADANTTLHLPITLSTLGLCGVLLALRRHYPIRVWAALTIVLEIYSFAQIHVYHLSVQQRASMWAGLVLILILAVPICLGTIASHRGPTVAWTVWAIYFIISAGDDFVLNPSRSFSLPELGQSLLVVGLITAIGVLVGLNARSTRLRFKAMEVRSARMALASEQSALLAAAEERSRIAREMHDVVAHSLAVMITMADGAAATVERNPATAKQAMETLAEAGRSALADTRRLVGVLREDPSVTAGHASVPDGSVGSASSTGAQDTAPLPDQSDSARRPHWNLKGRTAGASQSPEPPAPSGSPPASTRHREVRDLPVPEFAPLGTVTPVEPSAPIASLRQRATDGAGDRSRGDLPLAPSPEQADITELVKRFVAAGVPVSYRWVGAALPEDKALQLTVFRIAQEALTNVLRYAPTTPAVSVDVERHIGTVVLTVDNEAAPGTRPMHGSGKGLIGMRERASVYGGTVQAGPTPTGWRVRAVLRWDEHDEGTFSWQTPL
- a CDS encoding response regulator; translation: MADAPVNSGDPVRPDGSERPGEVSGPISVVLADDQALMRMGFRMVLEAEEDITVVGEASDGTSALAQAKALHPDVILMDVRMPGMNGIEATELIARECPSTRVLILTTFDLDEYAFAGLRAGASGFLLKDTRPTELAEAIRTVASGEAVVSPRITQRMLEMFAASLPSSDAPAQPSSDPRIDSLTPREKEILVLMSQGMSNAEIAAHLVVSATTVKTHVGNVLTKLDVRDRVQAVVVAYETGLMA